A segment of the Leptospirillum ferriphilum genome:
TCGATTCGCGGTGTCTACGTCCAGGCCAGTGAAACGTCAACGGGCGTGGCTCATGACATTCAAAAGCTGGCGGCTCTGACACGAGAGAGAGAAAATACGATTCTTGTTGTCGATGCAATCACTGCTCTGGGCGTCATAAACCTGCCGATGGATGCATGGGGAATCGACGTATTGATCACCGGCTCCCAGAAAGCCCTGATGATTCCTCCGGGACTTGCTTTTATCGGAGTCAGTGAAAAAGCATGGAAGCTCCAGACGACAGCAAAGTGTCCCCGATTTTATCTTGATCTAAAGCGGGAAAAAGATAACCTCCTGAAGGACAGCAATGCCTGGACGCCAGCGGTGACTCTCTGGATCGGTCTCGCAGAGTCCCTGAAACTGATGCGTGCCGAAGGACTGGATAAAATTTTTGCCCGTCATGCCCGCTTGGCCCAGGCCACACGTGAGGGGGTACGGGGTTTTGGTCTAGAGGTGTTTGCAAAAAACATCCCTTCGGATGCAGTGACAGCCGTTGTGTCTCCGCAGGGAATTGACGGACAGGCCGTTTACAAGAATCTGCGCGAACAATATGGAATTACAGCTGCCGGTGGCCAGG
Coding sequences within it:
- a CDS encoding pyridoxal-phosphate-dependent aminotransferase family protein encodes the protein MKKQYLLAPGPTPVPPEVLLAMAKPIIHHRSPDFIPIIQQVRTDLKWLFQTSQEVLTVAGSGTAGMEASISNFMSPGDKIIAINGGKFGERWLKIAQAFGVVPIEVKVEWGNSVDVSIVADLLSKDPSIRGVYVQASETSTGVAHDIQKLAALTRERENTILVVDAITALGVINLPMDAWGIDVLITGSQKALMIPPGLAFIGVSEKAWKLQTTAKCPRFYLDLKREKDNLLKDSNAWTPAVTLWIGLAESLKLMRAEGLDKIFARHARLAQATREGVRGFGLEVFAKNIPSDAVTAVVSPQGIDGQAVYKNLREQYGITAAGGQDQLKGKVFRLSHMGYADVFDVITAVSGVEMVLTRLGYKEKPLGSGVARAQSILIKE